One window from the genome of Alkalihalobacillus sp. LMS6 encodes:
- a CDS encoding dihydropteridine reductase: MQIYWTKINQIIDETPEVKTYMLDTPEGFTWEEGSHTHFAFEGFNAGEKPNRSLIRHMSISTLPHEQSIGITTRIKEQCSEFKSILRNLGIGDEVAIFKTHSNVPLKRENKNVYLLSAGVGLATFRPLVLDYFDRADHVNQIHSLNVDSSKDYLFPSIFKTTADKHFTAQFVDNRKTYYEEVEKLTSDENGLFYIVGSDEFLQETINLLRTNGVQPEQIMLDKHEQQLATFLSEEVTN, encoded by the coding sequence ATGCAGATTTATTGGACGAAGATTAATCAGATTATTGATGAAACACCGGAAGTAAAAACATATATGCTCGATACCCCTGAAGGATTCACGTGGGAAGAAGGCTCTCACACCCATTTTGCTTTTGAAGGCTTTAATGCTGGCGAAAAGCCGAACCGCAGCTTGATTCGCCACATGTCGATCTCCACATTGCCTCATGAACAATCGATTGGGATTACGACACGTATTAAAGAACAATGCTCAGAATTTAAATCCATCTTACGGAATCTTGGTATTGGCGATGAAGTCGCGATTTTTAAAACCCATTCCAACGTACCGTTAAAGCGCGAAAACAAAAATGTCTACTTATTATCAGCAGGCGTGGGCCTTGCGACATTCCGTCCGCTTGTGCTCGATTATTTTGACCGTGCGGATCACGTCAATCAGATTCATTCCCTTAATGTCGATTCATCGAAAGACTACTTATTCCCAAGCATTTTTAAAACGACAGCCGACAAGCATTTCACCGCACAATTCGTTGACAATCGCAAAACGTATTATGAAGAAGTGGAAAAACTCACGTCTGACGAAAACGGCCTTTTCTACATTGTCGGTAGCGATGAATTTCTACAAGAGACGATTAACCTGCTCCGGACAAACGGCGTTCAACCAGAACAAATCATGCTT